Below is a genomic region from Marinobacter salarius.
ATCCTCCCGCTGAGAGGTTCTCGATATGATCCCCCCAGTCAATGGTCACACCCTCCCCGGCAACGACTTCGCCAATAACGGTCAACTCACGCCGGACATCCTCGGGGAGGATAGCCCAAACCTGTGGAGGCAGCGTAACGCATAACTCGTAATCGTCTCCGGCATTCAATGCCAGGCCAGCAGCAGACTGGCCCACAAGGCGCTTCAGGTGTTGCGACAGTGGCAGCCGACTCGCATCGATACTGGCCGCAACTCCAGAGGCCTCAAGGATATGCCCCAGGTCTGCCACCAGGCCGTCAGATACATCCACGGCTGCAGTGGCGTACCCCCGAAGAGCCCTGCCAAGCACCAGCCTGGGCTCTGGAAAGTGGTATCTTCGCAGGACCGCCTGCACGTCCGGCCCGGGATCATCATTCTCAAGGTGATCCAATGCCGCTCCTGCCTCTCCCAGCATTCCGGAAACACAAATGTAATCCCCCACCTGGGCTCCAGACCTCAGGATGCCCCCACCTTTCGGTACCGTACCGTGAACCTGCATGCTCAGGGTCAATGGGCCACGCGTGGTGTCGCCGCCAGCCAGCGACAGCCCAAAGCGTCTCGCCGCACTTGCCAGTCCGTGCGCATAGGCGCTCAGCCAGTCTGGATCAGCATCGGGAAGGGTCAACGCGAGGGTAAAACACACCGGATCGGCCCCCATGGCGGCGAGATCACTCGCAGCCACGGCAAGGCTTCGCCAGCCCAGCTTTTCAGGATCGTAGTGGTGGGGAAAATGCACGCCCTCGACCAGGGCGTCCACCGAAAAGACCAGGTCCAGGCCTGGCTCAACACGCTGAATGGCGCAGTCGTCACCGGGGCCCAGCAGAACCGAGGAGGCATTTCCGACCTCGGCGATGGGAAAGAAATAACGGCGGATCAGCTCGAATTCACCCATCGCTCAGCGGGGACGGGTCTCGGCCAGTCTCAGGCGTTGACTGAGCTTGTCCAGAAGGCTGTTGACGAACTTATGGCCTTCGGTACCACCAAACCTCTTGGCCATCTCGATGCCTTCGTTGATCACTACTTTGTATGGAACGTCCAGTCGATGTTTGAGCTCGTATGCACCCAGGCGCACGATCGCCAGTTCGATGGCATCCACCTCATGGATCGGGCGATCGAGGAATGGCTCCAACAGACGGTCTAACTCAGCCTGCTCCCGGTGAACCCCCCGGAGGAGATCGCGGAAATAGGCCGCATCTACCTTCGACATGTCGTTGTCGACGATGAATTCGGATTCGATATCGGTGATCGAGCTCTTGCTGAAGTGTCGCTGGTAAAGGCCTTGCATCGCAAGAGCCCGGGCTCTGCGTTTATCGCCTGCCTTAGGTTGGCCCGCAGGGGCCGGTTGCGCGGCACTGTCTTCCGATGCGCTCATTATTCACCCAGCTTTTTGAAGAGGCTGACCATTTCCAGGGCCGTAATCGCCGCTTCGGCGCCTTTGTTACCGGCTTTGGTACCGGCCCGCTCGATTGCCTGCTCGATGGAATCGACCGTTAACACGCCGAACGTCACCGGCACATCCGTTTCGAGACTAACCGCACCCAGACCGCTGGAGGCTTCGCCTGCCACATAGTCGAAATGTGGTGTACCACCCCGAATAACCGCACCCAGCGCAACAATCGCATCGTGGTTGCCGGTTTCCGCCACACGCTTGACCGCAAGTGGCATCTCATAGGCGCCGGGAACCCGTACGATCGTGATATCGGAATCGGCGATACCGTGACGACGCAGGGTATCAACCGCACCCTCCACCAGGCTCTCAACCACAAAACCGTTGAAACGACCGACAACCAGTGCGTATTTACCGCTGCAGTGAGTGAAATCGCCTTCTATTACTTTAATGTCTGCCATGCATGGCTCCTTCATTGGCAACCCCGTCGTTACGATACGGGGCTGCCGGGGTTCATTATTCGGGTGTGTAGGGCACGTATTCCACGACTTCCAGCTCGAATCCGGAAATGGCAGAAAACTTGATGGGCGGACTCAGAAGGCGCATTTTGCCGACACCGAGATCCCTCAGAATCTGCGAGCCGGTACCAACAGTAAAATAAACACCGGAGCTGCCCTTACCCGCGGACTTTTTATCCTGCTCGAAAAATTCGTGGATACGATCCTCAAGATTGTAGCTGTCTTCGGCGCTATTGAGCAGGACAACGACGCCGCGACCTTCACTCGCCACCTTCTCCAGAGCATGATGCAATGGCCAGCTACGGGAATCGGCGCGGCGGGCACCGAGCAGGTCACGCAGAGTATCGGTGATGTGCACACGCACCAGCACCGGGTCCTCGGCCGCAATATCCCCCATCACCATGGCCAGATGGGTGGAACCCTGGATATTGTCGCGATAGGTGCGCAAGTTGAATACACCGTACTCGGTATCCAGGTCGTACTGCTCAACGCACTCAATGGTGCGCTCGTTCAATGTCCGATAGTGGATCAGATCCGCAATCGTGCCGATCTTCAGGTCGTGAGTGTCGGCAAATTTTTCCAGATCTTCACGGCGGGCCATGGACCCATCGTCGTTCATGATTTCGCAGATCACGCCGGCAGGCTCGCAGCCGGCGAGGGCTGCCAGATCACAGGATGCTTCGGTATGGCCGGCTCGGCTGAGCACCCCGCCCGGGTCCGACATCAGCGGAAAAATATGGCCTGGCTGAACCAGGTCAGACGCTTTTGCATCGCGGGCAACAGCGGCCTGGACCGTTCGCGCACGGTCGGCGGCAGAGATACCCGTCGTTACGCCTTCAGTCGCTTCAATGGAAAGGGTGAACTTGGTGCCAAAACCCGATGCATTCTGCTGCACCATCAACGGCAGGCCAAGCTGTTCGCAACGATGGCGCGTCATCGGCATGCAAATCAGCCCACGACCGAAGCGGGCCATGAAGTTGATAGCCTCTGGCGTACAGTGCTCTGCGGCCATCACCAGGTCACCTTCGTTTTCCCGGTCCTCATCGTCCATCAGGATAACCATCTTGCCCTGACGGATATCGTCGATAATGTCTTTAATGCTATTCAGTGCCATACCGTATTTGCATCCTGTTGGTCTGTCCGTCCGAGTGTCGGTGCCGGCAGCCATGAATTTAGTAACCGTTACCCCGGCGCGAGGATCAATCGCTGGTCCTCGCCCAGCTGACGGCGATCCAGCACTTTCCATTGCACCTTATCCGCCATGGATTCCAGTGGCAGATTGGCCGTGGGCCGGCCAGTGCTGCCCAGGAACACCGGTGCCTGGTAGAGCCATAGCTCATCTACCAGACGCTCATTGATAAACGTGCCTGCCAGCGTTGGGCCAGCTTCCACCAACAATTCGTTGATGCCCAACTCCCCCAGTGAGTCGAGCAACTCGCGAACATCAATTCCATTGTCTTTCCAGGCCACACCCGTCAGGCCCACGCCCAACGCGGCAAGGTCCTGTGCCGGCGCGGTTGCCAGTGTTGGGGAGGCGCAATACACCTGGACATTGCCACCCTGAAGGATCGTAGCGCCCGGCGGAGTACGCGCGTCCCGGTCCGCGATCACGCGCAGGGGCTGGCGGGACGGTTCCGTGGCATCGCCAATGTCACCCAACTCAGTCCGACGAACCGTCAGTGAGGGGTTGTCAGCCAGCACCGTGCCCACCCCTGTCAGAATGGCATCGCTGATGGCCCTGAGCCGCTGAACATCGCGGCGGGACTCCGAGCCGGTAATCCACTGACTTTCGCCGGAGGCCATGGCTGTCCTGCCGTCAAGGCTCGCAGCCATTTTTAGCCGGACATAGGGCCTGCCAACGTTCATTCGCTTCATGAAGCCGGGATTCAATCGCACGGCCTCTTCCGCTAGCAGGCCTTCCGTTACGCGAATGCCTGCCTCTCGGAGCATATCCAGGCCGCGACCGGATACCGATGGATTGGGATCCTTGGTCGCCGCAAACACGTGGGCAATGCCCGCTTCTATCAGCGCTTTGGCACAGGGAGGAGTACGGCCAAAATGACTGCAGGGCTCCAGCGTGACATAGGCCGTTGCGCCACGGGCATCTGGCCCAGCCAGACTGAGTGCTCGCGCTTCTGCGTGGGCCTCGCCCGCTCGCTCATGCCAGCCTTCGCCCAGAATTTTGCTCCCTCGGGCGATGACGCACCCCACCCGCGGGTTGGGATGCGTGGAATAGCGACCACGCCAGGCAAGCTGCACCGCCCGCGCCATAAACGCCGTGTCCTGAGCGTCGATCATGCCTGCCCTTCGGAAGAATGATTATCCGCCAGGGCCTTGGCTACATCCACCGGGTCTTCGCCCGAGGTCGCTGAAAGCCGCTCAATCTCTTCCTTGAACTCGTTGACGTCCTGAAAACTGCGGTACACCGACGCGAAGCGCACATAGGCCACTTTGTCCAATTGACGCAACTCGGTCATCACTTCTTCACCCAGTTGCATGGACTTGACCTCCCGCTCGCCGGTAGCCCGTAGCCGGAACCGGATGCGATTCAGCGCCGCCTCGATTTCCTCGATGCTCACCGGACGCTTTTCCAGGGCTTTCATCAGGCCGTCCCGGAGCTTGTCCTCATCGAAAGGCTGACGGGTGCCGTCCTGCTTGACCACCCGAGGCATCACAAGCTCAGCCGATTCGAACGTTGTAAAACGCTCACGGCAGGACAGACACTCCCTGCGGCGACGCACCTGATCACCCTCGGCCACCAGCCGGGAGTCGATTACCTTGGTATCCGCTTCACCACAGAAAGGACAATGCATACTCAGAAGCTCCTGCAAACCATCGGGCCAGGCAACAAGGCCTGCCCGAGGGCGCAATCAGGCAATTTAGCCGGCGTAAACCGGGAACCGCGAACACAGGCCGTCAACCTGCTCACGAACCCGGCCATTGACGGATTCATCTTCCAGGTTATCCAGGATATCGCACATCCAGCCAGCAAGATCGCGGCACTCAGACTCCCCGAAACCTCGCGTGGTCACCGCAGGCGTACCGATGCGTAGGCCAGAAGTCACGAACGGCGAGCGAGGATCGTTGGGTACTGCGTTCTTGTTCACGGTGATGTGCGCTCGGCCCAAGGCTGCGTCTGCGTCCTTACCGGTGATGTCCTGTTTGATCAGGCTGACCAGGAAAAGATGATTCTCTGTACCACCGGAAATCACATCAAACCCTCGCGACACAAACACCTCGGCCATGGCCTTGGCATTCTTGATCACCAGTTTCTGGTACGCCTTGAACTCGTCGCTCATGGCTTCCTTGAAGCAAACTGCTTTGGCAGCAATAACATGCATCAAGGGGCCGCCCTGGCCACCCGGGAATACAGCGGAGTTAAGCTTCTTCTGCAAATCGGCGTCATCACAGGCCAGGATCAAACCACCACGGGGGCCACGCAGAGTCTTATGGGTAGTCGTCGCAACCACGTGGGCATGAGGTACCGGGTCAGGATAAACACCAGCAGCCACCAGACCTGCCACGTGGGCCATGTCCACAAACAGATAGGCGCCAACCTTATCGGCAATCGCACGGAATCGCGCAAAGTCCAGCTCCTGGGAGTAGGCTGAGAAACCGGCGATGATCATCTTGGGTTTGTGCTCAACGGCAAGGCTCTCCACCTCATCGTAATCGATCAGCCCCGTATCCGGGTTCAAGCCATACTGGACGGCGTTGTAGATCTTGCCGGAGAAGTTGACGCTGGCACCATGGGTCAGGTGCCCACCATGGGCCAGGCTCATGCCCAGAACCGTGTCGCCCGGCTTGAGCAGCGCCATGAATACGGCAGAGTTGGCCTGTGAGCCGGAATGCGGCTGCACATTGGCGTAGGCAGCACCAAACAGTTCTTTGGCCCGGCTGATGGCCAGGTCCTCGGCGATGTCGACAAACTCACAGCCGCCGTAATAACGCTTACCGGGATAGCCTTCCGCATACTTGTTCGTCAGCGCACTACCCTGGGCTTCCATCACCCGAGGGCTGGTATAGTTCTCAGACGCGATCAGCTCGATATGAGCCTCCTGGCGTTTTTCTTCCGCCTGAATGGCGTTCCAGAGCTCGTCGTCAAAACCGGCGATCTTCATATCACGATTAAACATGGATGCGCTGCCCCTATGTGCTTAGCTGCCCGAAAAAATGGGCCGCTATTCTATCTTACAAATGGGTAAAAAATCACCCTTTATGCCGTCCGCAGATACCGACACGCCGCTGCCTGCGCTTTTTGCTCAATTGCTATCCCCGGTTGGTTTCGATACCTTACTCGGTCAATATTCATTGGTTGCGGCTACTAGCTATTGGAGTTACGGCCATCGGGCAGGGCGATCCGGGATACGCTGTGAATACGTCCCTGTACGCTCGACAAAATCATGCCTGATTTTGACGATCCCGGATCGCCCTGACCGACGGCCTTAGTCAGACACCATCAGTAATTCCGACACTTACACTCGCAAGAAGGATTCCGACACATGGCGCAATACGTATACACCATGAACCGCGTGGGCAAGGTGGTTCCGCCCAAGCGTGAAATCCTCAAAGACATTTCCCTGAGCTTTTTCCCAGGCGCGAAAATCGGCGTACTGGGCCTGAACGGCGCCGGTAAATCTACGTTGCTACGTATTATGGCCGGTATCGACCAGGATTACATTGGTGAGGCCCGTCCCCAGCCCGGCATCAACGTCGGTTATCTGCCCCAGGAACCGGAACTGGACGACGCCAAGACCGTCAAGGAAATCGTCGATGAGGCGGTCTCCGGCGTCCATGAGGCACTGGCGGAGCTGGATCAGGTCTATGCCGCCTATGCCGAGCCAGACGCCGACTTTGATGCCCTCGCCAAGAAACAGGGCGAACTGGAAGCCTTTATACAGGCTTCCGACGGCCACGACATTGAGCGCAAGATGGAAGTGGCAGCTGATGCCCTTCGCCTGCCGGCCTGGGACGCCATGGTGAAAAACCTCTCCGGCGGTGAGCGCCGCCGTGTGGCACTGTGCCGCCTGCTGCTGTCCAGCCCGGACATGTTGCTGCTGGACGAGCCCACCAACCACCTGGACGCTGAATCCGTGGCGTGGCTCGAGCGCTTCCTTCACGACTACACCGGCACAGTGGTTGCCATCACCCACGACCGCTACTTCCTGGACAACGTGGCCGGCTGGATTCTGGAACTGGACCGCGGCCAGGGCATTCCGTTTGAAGGCAACTACAGCCAATGGCTGGAAAACAAGGAAAAGCGCCTGGAAGTTGAAGCCAAACAGGAAGCGTCTCGCCAGAAGACCATCAAGCACGAGCTTGAATGGGTGCGCAGTAACGCCAAGGGACGCCAATCCAAGAGCAAGGCTCGCTTGGCCCGCTTTGAGGAAATGAGCTCCCAGGAATTCCAGAAACGCAACGAAACCAATGAATTGTATATTCCGCCAGGTCCCCGCCTGGGCGACAAGGTGATTGAGATCGACGGCATCAGTAAGTCCTTCGATGACCGCCTGCTCTACGAAGACGTATCGCTCAGCGTGCCTCCCGGCGCGATCGTTGGCATCATCGGTGGCAACGGCGCGGGCAAATCCACGCTGTTCCGGATGATCGGCGACTACGACAAGCCGGATTCCGGCACCATCACCGTCGGTGAAACCGTGAAACTGGCCTACGTGGACCAGATGCGGGACCTGAACGGCGACAATACCGTCTGGGAAGAGCTCAGCGACGGCAACGATATTATCAAGATCGGTAACTATGAGACCCCGTCACGAGCCTATGTCGGCCGCTTCAACTTCAAGGGCTCCGACCAGCAGAAGCGTGTGGCTGATCTGTCGGGCGGCGAACGCAACCGTCTTCACCTGGCCAAACTGCTCAAGGAAGGCGGCAACGTGCTGCTGCTGGACGAACCGACCAACGATCTGGACGTGGAAACCCTGCGTGCCCTGGAGGAAGCCCTGCTCAACTTCCCAGGCTCCGCCTTGGTGATCTCGCACGACCGCTGGTTCCTGGACCGCGTGGCCACTCACATCCTGGCGTTCGAGGACGACGGTGAAGTGGTCTACTTCGAAGGCAACTTCAGCGAATACGATGAGGATCACAAGAAGCGGAAGGGCGATTCTGCCATGGTGCCTCAGCGTATGAAGTATAAGAAGCTGGCCTGATGGCAAAAGCAAAAACCGCCTATGTCTGCACCGAATGCGGTGCAGACTATTCAAAGTGGCAGGGGCAATGCACCGCCTGCCAGGCCTGGAACACCATCAGTGAGGTTCGTGGCGTCAGTGGCGGCAACGCCAAGGGTGCCCGAGGGAGTCGCTTTGAGGGCTTTGCAGGCAGCCTGTCGGAGGTGAAAAGCCTGGATGACGTCAGCCTTGCCGAACAGCCCCGCATCAGCTCCGGCATGCAGGAGTTTGACCGCGTGTTGGGCGGCGGGCTTGTGGAAGGTTCCGCCATCCTGATGGGGGGCCATCCTGGCGCCGGTAAGAGTACCCTCTTGCTTCAGGCGGTCTGCCACCTGGCGTCCAGTGTTCCGGCCCTGTACGTCACGGGCGAGGAATCACTGCAACAGGTCGCCATGCGCGCCAAACGACTCGGGCTTCCCACCAAAGACCTGAAAATGCTCTCGGAAACGAGTGTCGAGCGGGTCATGCAGGTAGCAGAAGCGGAAAAGCCCCGCATTCTGGTGGTGGACAGTATCCAGGTGATGCATGTCGCCGAGTCGGAATCGGCTCCGGGCAGTGTCTCCCAGGTTCGCGAGAGCGCAGCTTACCTGACCCGCTTTGCCAAGCAGACTGGCACCATTCTGTTCCTGGTGGGCCACGTTACCAAGGATGGCAGCCTGGCTGGGCCGAAAGTACTGGAGCATATGATCGACTGCTCCATCCTGCTGGAAGGCTCCAGCGATAGCCGTTACCGCACCCTGAGGGGCATCAAGAACCGCTTTGGCGCGGTTAACGAACTGGGCGTGTTTGCGATGCTGGAACAGGGCCTGAAGGAAGTGAAGAACCCCAGTGCCATCTTCCTGAACCGCGGCGAGGAAGCGGCTCCCGGCAGCGTGGTGATGGTGGTGTGGGAAGGCACACGGCCGATGCTGGTGGAGATTCAAGCGCTGGTGGATATGGCGCAGGGGGGATACCCGAGACGCGTTGCGGTGGGCCTGGATCAGAATCGGCTGGCGATGCTGTTGGCGGTGCTGCATCGCCATGGTGGCATGCATGTGTCGGATCAGGATGTGTTTGTAAATGTGGTGGGCGGCGTGAAGGTCAATGAGACCAGTGCGGACTTGGCATTACTGGCGGCGATCGTGTCGTCCTTCCGTGACCGTGCCCTGCCCCAGGATCTGGTGATCTTCGGTGAGGTCGGCCTTTCTGGTGAGATTCGGCCGGTGCCCAGTGGTCAGGAACGCATTTACGAGGCTGCCAAGCATGGGTTTACCCGCGCTTTGGTGCCTAAGTCTAATGCGCCTCGTAAGGCTATTGAGGGGATGAAGGTTATTCCCGTGACCAAGCTTAGTGATGCGTTGTCGGCTTTGGAGGAGCTCTAGAGTTTGTGCCCTAGCCTGTCTGTTTGGTGCTTGGACGGGATTGGTAACACCTTTCCAAAAAACGCTACAAGCACATCCCTGTGCGCTTGGGCTCCGCCATCCATGGCTCCGCACATTTTTGGAAAGGTGTTACCAATCCCGTCACCAAATTTCGCAGTTATTTCTTTAACCGTAGGTCGGATTAGCAAAGCCGTAATCCGACAACCACCCCAGTAATTTCAATCAATCAGATGTGCAAACTCCCTCTCCAATAACGCTTGGTCCCCCAGATTCAGTTCCACCAGGCGTTTTAGGTGGGTCGCACTTTCAAGATCGATATATTGGCATTTGAACCCCAACCGCTCTTCCTCAATGTGCCGTAACTCCACCGCCATCACGATCCCGGTTTCGTGATCGTCGAGATGGATGATCACTTCGCAAGGCTGCTTCAGCGGAACGCTCCACCCTTCTGGCCGCTTCACCAACACGCCCTTCAGTGAAATATCCAGCACCTCACTCACCCACACGTCATCCTGCCAGTGGAGTTCGCACTCGGCATCGAAGGAGATTCTGTGGAAACGGCGTTTTTCCGGGGCTTTGGTTGGCAAGAGTTACTCCTGTTTACCAGTCCTGTCTGATACGACTATAGACCGCACAGGGGCATCTATCTAGCGTTAGCACCCAACGGGCCCAACAACCGCCCGAAACCCCAAGATATCAATCCTACTGGTGATACTCCGGACTCAGCTCAGTCACCTCGCGAATAAACGCACCGGCATGTTCCGGGTCTACATCCGGGGTAATGCCGTGCCCGAGGTTGAAAATGTGCCCCGGGCCGGTACCGTAGCGAGACAGGATATCGGCCACTTCCTGGCGAATCCGCTCCGGCGGCGCGTACAACATGGCCGGGTCCATGTTGCCCTGCAGGGCAACCCGATCACCGATCCGGGCGCGGGCGTTGCCGATGTCCGTTGTCCAGTCCAGACCAACCGCATCAGCGCCGGATTCCGCTATCGACTCCAGCCACTGGCCGCCATTCTTTGTGAACAGGATAACGGGTACGCGACGCCCGTCGTTCTCTCGAATCAGGCCGGCGACGATTTTTTTCATGTAGTTGAGGGAAAACTCCTGATACGCCCAACTACTCAGCACGCCGCCCCAGGTATCGAAGATCTGGACCGCCTGGGCGCCGGCTCGAATCTGTCCGTTCAGGTAATCAATCACCGAGTCCGCCAAATGCTCCAGCAACTGATGCATCACCTCCGGCTGGCCGTACATCAGCTTCTTGGCCTCGCGGAAGTCCTTGGAGGAGCCACCTTCAATCATGTACGTGGCAAGCGTCCAGGGGCTGCCGGAGAAGCCGATCAGCGGAACGCTGCCACTAAGCGCGCCACGGATGGTGGACACGGCATTCATCACGTAATCCAGGTCTGTTTCCGCATTGATTTTGGGCAACGCGGCTACGTCAGCAGCGGAGCGAATGGTGTTGCGAAATTTCGGGCCCTCGCCGGTTTCGAAGTACAGGCCAAGCCCCAGTGCATCAGGAATGGTGAGGATGTCTGAAAACAGGATGGCAGCATCCAGCGGGAATCGCTCCAGCGGCTGTAACGTCACTTCACAGGCCAGCGGTGTGTTTTTGCACAGACTGAGAAAGTCTCCGGCTTTGGCCCGAGTCGCTCGGTATTCCGGCAGGTATCGACCTGCCTGGCGCATCATCCACACTGGCGTGCGATCAACGGGCTGACGCATCAGCGCACGCAGGAAACGGTCATTTTTTAGCTCGGTCATAGCATTCCCAGTCTGCTGTCTGTCAAAGTTTAGGAGGGCAATGATACCCGGTTTGTGGCAATAAAAAAGGGCGGCCCGCCGTCTGCAAGCCGCCCTTCCAACCCGGATGAAACCGGGGGCTGTCAGATATCCAGGTAATCCATGATACCTTCCGCCGCCTGGCGGCCCTCCCAGATAGCCGTTACGACCAGATCCGACCCACGGACCATATCGCCACCGGCGAATATCTTGGGATTGCTGGTCTGGAAGCCGAACTCCACTTCCTCCGGGGCGCTAACACGACCGGAATCGTCGGTGTTTACCTTCTGCTCGTCAAACCAGTCGGCCGGGCTCGGGCGGAATCCGAAGGCCACCAGAACTGCATCGGCCGGAATCACTTCCTCACTGCCAGCGACCACTTCCGGACGACGGCGGCCGTTTTCGTCGGGTTCGCCGAGTCGAGTCTGAACCACCTTGACCCCCTCAACCCGGTCTTCGCCAATAATGGCGATCGGTTGACGGTTGAACATGAACTTAACGCCCTCTTCCTTGGCGTTGGACACTTCCCGACGTGAACCCGGCATGTTCTGTTCGTCACGGCGATAGGCACAGGTAACACTCGCTGCCTGTTGACGAATCGAGGTGCGGTTACAGTCCATGGCGGTATCGCCGCCACCGAGTACGACCACTCGCTTGCCTTTCATGTCGATGAAATCGTCGGCGTCTTTCTCGAACCCAAGACGACGATTCACGTTTGAGACCAGGAACGGCAGTGCATCATGAACGCCTGGCAGATCCTCGCCCGGGAAACCGCCTTTCATGTAGGTGTAGGTGCCCATGCCCATGAAGACAGCGTCGTACTCCTCGAGAATGTCGGCCATCATCACATCCTTGCCCACCTCTGTGGACAGGCGGAAATCCACGCCCATTTCCTCGAACACCTTGCGGCGACGGGTCATGACCGACTTCTCAAGCTTGAACTCGGGAATCCCGAAGGTCAGCAGGCCGCCAATTTCCGGGTATATATCAAACACCACCGGTTTTACACCGTTGCGCACCAGAACGTCGGCACAGCCAAGGCCAGCCGGGCCGGCACCGATCACGGCCACTTTTTTGTCGGTCCATTTGACGGCAGACATATCCGGCTTCCAGCCCAGAGCAAAGGCCGTATCGGTAATGTACTTTTCCACCGACCCGATGGTTACCGCACCATAGCCATCGTTCAGGGTACAGGCCCCTTCACACAGCCGATCCTGGGGGCAAACGCGACCACAGACTTCCGGCAGGGAGTTGGTCTGGTGACAGAGCTCAACTGCCCTCATGATGTTGCCTTCCGACACAAGCTTCAGCCAGTTCGGGATGTAGTTGTGTACCGGGCACTTCCACTCACAATACGGATTGCCGCACTCCAGGCAACGATGCGACTGCGACGCGGCATTATCCTGGGTGAATTGGTGATAGATTTCACCAAACTCTTTTTTGCGCTTCTTTGCCGGTACTTTTTTCGGGTCGACACGCCCTACTTCGACAAACTGGAAGTCGTTACTCAGTCGTTCTTTCATTGTGACGCTCTCATCAGACTCAATTTCGACGCGGGCGCTGCCTCTCAAGCAACGCCCTCAACCTGTTTCAACCGCTTTTACTCGGGGCGTGCCCGGGTACTGGCCAGCAGGCTACGAAGATTCGCCGCCTTGGGTTTGACCAGCCAGAAGCGG
It encodes:
- the ettA gene encoding energy-dependent translational throttle protein EttA; protein product: MAQYVYTMNRVGKVVPPKREILKDISLSFFPGAKIGVLGLNGAGKSTLLRIMAGIDQDYIGEARPQPGINVGYLPQEPELDDAKTVKEIVDEAVSGVHEALAELDQVYAAYAEPDADFDALAKKQGELEAFIQASDGHDIERKMEVAADALRLPAWDAMVKNLSGGERRRVALCRLLLSSPDMLLLDEPTNHLDAESVAWLERFLHDYTGTVVAITHDRYFLDNVAGWILELDRGQGIPFEGNYSQWLENKEKRLEVEAKQEASRQKTIKHELEWVRSNAKGRQSKSKARLARFEEMSSQEFQKRNETNELYIPPGPRLGDKVIEIDGISKSFDDRLLYEDVSLSVPPGAIVGIIGGNGAGKSTLFRMIGDYDKPDSGTITVGETVKLAYVDQMRDLNGDNTVWEELSDGNDIIKIGNYETPSRAYVGRFNFKGSDQQKRVADLSGGERNRLHLAKLLKEGGNVLLLDEPTNDLDVETLRALEEALLNFPGSALVISHDRWFLDRVATHILAFEDDGEVVYFEGNFSEYDEDHKKRKGDSAMVPQRMKYKKLA
- the radA gene encoding DNA repair protein RadA — encoded protein: MAKAKTAYVCTECGADYSKWQGQCTACQAWNTISEVRGVSGGNAKGARGSRFEGFAGSLSEVKSLDDVSLAEQPRISSGMQEFDRVLGGGLVEGSAILMGGHPGAGKSTLLLQAVCHLASSVPALYVTGEESLQQVAMRAKRLGLPTKDLKMLSETSVERVMQVAEAEKPRILVVDSIQVMHVAESESAPGSVSQVRESAAYLTRFAKQTGTILFLVGHVTKDGSLAGPKVLEHMIDCSILLEGSSDSRYRTLRGIKNRFGAVNELGVFAMLEQGLKEVKNPSAIFLNRGEEAAPGSVVMVVWEGTRPMLVEIQALVDMAQGGYPRRVAVGLDQNRLAMLLAVLHRHGGMHVSDQDVFVNVVGGVKVNETSADLALLAAIVSSFRDRALPQDLVIFGEVGLSGEIRPVPSGQERIYEAAKHGFTRALVPKSNAPRKAIEGMKVIPVTKLSDALSALEEL
- a CDS encoding PilZ domain-containing protein encodes the protein MPTKAPEKRRFHRISFDAECELHWQDDVWVSEVLDISLKGVLVKRPEGWSVPLKQPCEVIIHLDDHETGIVMAVELRHIEEERLGFKCQYIDLESATHLKRLVELNLGDQALLEREFAHLID
- the hemE gene encoding uroporphyrinogen decarboxylase, which gives rise to MTELKNDRFLRALMRQPVDRTPVWMMRQAGRYLPEYRATRAKAGDFLSLCKNTPLACEVTLQPLERFPLDAAILFSDILTIPDALGLGLYFETGEGPKFRNTIRSAADVAALPKINAETDLDYVMNAVSTIRGALSGSVPLIGFSGSPWTLATYMIEGGSSKDFREAKKLMYGQPEVMHQLLEHLADSVIDYLNGQIRAGAQAVQIFDTWGGVLSSWAYQEFSLNYMKKIVAGLIRENDGRRVPVILFTKNGGQWLESIAESGADAVGLDWTTDIGNARARIGDRVALQGNMDPAMLYAPPERIRQEVADILSRYGTGPGHIFNLGHGITPDVDPEHAGAFIREVTELSPEYHQ
- a CDS encoding FAD-dependent oxidoreductase, with product MKERLSNDFQFVEVGRVDPKKVPAKKRKKEFGEIYHQFTQDNAASQSHRCLECGNPYCEWKCPVHNYIPNWLKLVSEGNIMRAVELCHQTNSLPEVCGRVCPQDRLCEGACTLNDGYGAVTIGSVEKYITDTAFALGWKPDMSAVKWTDKKVAVIGAGPAGLGCADVLVRNGVKPVVFDIYPEIGGLLTFGIPEFKLEKSVMTRRRKVFEEMGVDFRLSTEVGKDVMMADILEEYDAVFMGMGTYTYMKGGFPGEDLPGVHDALPFLVSNVNRRLGFEKDADDFIDMKGKRVVVLGGGDTAMDCNRTSIRQQAASVTCAYRRDEQNMPGSRREVSNAKEEGVKFMFNRQPIAIIGEDRVEGVKVVQTRLGEPDENGRRRPEVVAGSEEVIPADAVLVAFGFRPSPADWFDEQKVNTDDSGRVSAPEEVEFGFQTSNPKIFAGGDMVRGSDLVVTAIWEGRQAAEGIMDYLDI